In Paracoccus sp. N5, the DNA window AGACACATAGGGCAGAATGCCGTCACGCGGCGGCAAAGCATGGACGGTTTGAACACCTCGTGCCGAAACCGCCGCATATTTCCGGCATGCCTGAAGATCGCGGAAGCCTCCAGCGCCGACGTGTCGCCGCCGAAGAGATCGCTGAGACGGGCAAGCGCTGCTAAGTCCTTCACCGGTTCGACGTCCTTCTGAGGGAAGCCGACGACCCTCAGCAGTTCCGGCAGGCATTGTCCCGCCTGAGCCTGGGCGGAACGATCCGCCCAGGACAGGATGGTTTCGCCCGGGTTGATCGGGATATGAGGCAGCATCGGCATCGGTTCAGCCCTGACGCAAGGCGCGGCGTTGCCGTGCCGTGCGCGACGCGTCGAACTCGGCAGCTTGCGCATCCAGTTCGAACCGATGCCAGTCCGGCGAAACGAAGACATTGCGGTCCCAGGCGCACATTTCCTGAGGTGTTGCTGAAATGTTCCAGCCGCGTCAATCGGGGCGAACGAGTATCGCAGTGGCCTCGGCCTCTGGTTGGAAGGGAAAGCGAGAAAGTCGGTCGTGACTGTAAGAGATTGAAATATACCAACATCGATCAGGTCGACGGTCCAGTGGTAAACATTTGGCCAACCAATGGTCGCCGAAACGGGCCAAATGGCTTCTTTTTGGCCGTCGGTTCAACAAAGGGACCCGAACAATATTTCGGTGGTTAAACAGACATCACAACCGATGACGATAATTCGAATTATGTAACCCATTCGCCGAACGCGCCACCCACGACCTGCTCCGCGGCCAAGACCGGCAAGGCGCCGATGAGCCGACCGCGCCTGCCGGTCAGGCGCGTTTCCACGAAGCTTGTCGCCACGGCCGGCTCATGCGAGTCGAGCAGATTCGCCGCAGCCAGAAGCAGCGCCGCCTCCTCGACGAACCAGCGCGCCTCGGCCTCGGGCGGCAGGCCTGGCCAGCGCGCCCGATGCGCCGCCAGCGCGGCGTCATAGGCCGGCTCCGACCCGATCGCCGCATCCAGGCGAGTTGCAAGCGCCTCGGCCGCCAGGGGCTCGCGCGACAGGCTGCGCAGCGCATCCAGGCAGATCACATTGCCCGAACCCTCCCAGATGCCGTTCAGCGGCGCCTCGCGATACAGCATCGGCAGCGGCGTATCCTCGACATAGCCCATGCCGCCCAGCATCTCCATCGCCTCGGCGACCACCAGCGGGCACAGCTTGTTGGCCAGGTATTTCGCCAGCGCCACGCCGATCCGGGCCAAGGCGCGGTCATGATCGCCCGTGCCCTCGCTGGCCGCCGCCACGCCCAGCCCCAGCGCCAGGCAGCCGGCCCAATCCAGCACCAGATCCCCCAGAACCGCCCGCATCAGTGGCTGGTCGATCAGCCGGCGCTGGAAGGCGCTGCGCTGCGAGATCCAGCGATGCGCCTCGCGCAGCGCCGCCCGCATCAAGCCGACCGGGGCCATGGCGGTGTCCAGCCGCGTGTGGTGCACCATCTCGAGGATCGTGCGGATGCCGTCGCCCGCCTCGCCCAGGCGCCAGGCCAGCGCGTCGCGATATTCGATCTCGGCCGAGGCATTGGCGCGATTGCCCAGCTTGTCCTTCAGCCGCTGCAACCGGATGCCGTTGCGCTCGTGTTCCAGCCAGCGCGGCACCAGGAAGCAGGTCAGGCCGCCCGGCGCCTGGGCCAGGGTCAGGAAACCGTCGGACATCGGGGCCGAGCAGAACCATTTATGCCCGGTCAGCCGCCAGGCCGCACCGTCGCGCTGCGCCTGCGTCTGCGTGGCGCGCAGATCCGATCCGCCCTGCTTCTCGGTCATTGCCATGCCCAGGGTGATGCCCGCCTTGCTGCCCACCGGACGGACCGCGGGGTCATAATCGCGCGACATCATCCCCCGCCGCCAGTCCGCGGGCAGACCCGAGGCGGCGATCACCGGCTGCGCCGCATGCGTCATGGTCAGCGGACAGCAATGGCCCGGCTCGACCTGGCTGGCCAGATAGACCATCGCGGCGTGACGGGCATGGGCGGCGGGCCCGCCCTCCCAGGCGACCGCGTGATAGCCGGCGCCGACCGACAAGCGCATGAACCGGTGATAGGCCGGATGGAAATGCACCTCGTCCAGTCGCCGGCCGCCGCTGTCGTACAGGCGCAACTCGGGCGGATGACGCTCGGCGTCGCGGGCGGCATCGCGCATCCCCGCCGCACCCAGGCCGGCGCCATAGCGCGCCAGATCTTCCAGCGCGGCACCCTGCCCGCGCAGCGCCCGGTGCAGCATGGGATCGTCCTGCCAGGGATCGACATCCCCGGCCGGCGCCGGCTGATTCACCACCCGATGCGTTTCCAGCTCGGCCGTGCCTGGCAATCCGGTCATGCCCCGACCCTCCCCTCGGCCGCCATCTTACTCCCGCGCGCCTTTTTGGCATTCTCTTTTGTGGAAATATCCCACGGGGGTCCGGGGGTGTGAAACCCCCGGTAGCGGCGGTGAAGCCAGTCGATTTGCGACATTTCGCGACACAATAATCCCACGCTGCGCATTGCTGCCCGGCTTCACAAATGCTTGAAGCGGGCCCAGCCCGCGCGCGCGCCAGCCACCCCCGAACCCTTTTCACAGGAACATGCGATGGCGACGCCTTTCCCGCGCCCGGCCACGGGCACCGCAATCTGTCTGCTGATGTCGCTGCCGGTCCTTGCCGGCACGGCCCTGGCCCAAGACGCCCCCAATCCCGATGAAACCATCGTCCTTGAAACGGTGGTGCTCTCGGCCGAGGAACAGGGCAAGCAGGCTCTCGGCACCTCGACCGTGACTGCCGACGATATCCAGGATGCTCCGCCGGTCAACGACATTTCCGAAATCGTGCGCAAGATGCCGGGCGTGAATCTGACCGGCTCCTCGGCCACCGGGCAGCGCGGCAATCAGCGCCAGATCGACCTGCGCGGCATGGGGCCGGAAAACACCCTGATCCTGATCGACGGCAAACCCGTGCTGTCGCGCAATGCCGTGCGCATGGGCCGCTCGGGCGAGCGCGATTCGCGCGGCGACAGCAATTGGGTGCCAGCCGAGTTGATCGAGCGCATCGAGGTCATCCGCGGCCCGGCGGCGGCGCGCTATGGCTCGGGCGCGGCGGGCGGCGTGGTCAATATCATCACCAAGCGGCCGACCGAGCCGACGCTGAGCTTCGGCACCTATGTCAATTCGCCCGAAAGCAGCCTCGAGGGCGGCAATTACCGCACGAACTTCCTCTTCGCCCGGCCGCTGGGCGAAAACCTGATCTTCCGCCTGACCGGCAACTACGCCAAGTCGGAGCCCGACGACCCGACAATCAACGCCCAGGTCGACGATTCCACCTGTGAATACACCAACTCCTCGGGCGCGACCGAAACCGTCGCCTGCCCGGCTGCCGGGGTCGAGGGTGTGGTGAACAAGGACGTGACCGCGTTGCTCAGCTGGCAGCTCGACCCCTCGAACGTCATCGACTTCGAGGCCGGTTTCAGCCGCCAGGGCAATCTCTTCGCCGGCGACCGGCAGAACTCCTCGGTGAACGAGGTGCTGACTTCGCTTTACGGCAAGGAAACCAATAGTATGCTGCGCAAGACCTTCTCGGTCACGCACCGCGGCGACTACGACTTCGGCGCCGCGCACAGCTATCTGCAATACGAGCGCACCGACAACACCCGCAACCTGGAAGGCACCGCCGGCGGCCCGGAGGGTTCGATCGTCGACACCGAGCGCGGCACCATCGAGTTGGAAAACATCACCGCCAAGTCCGAGCTGATCCTGCCCATGCAGCTCTCGGGCCGCGAGACCAGCCTGACGCTGGGTGCCGAGCTGCGCCACGAGCAACTGGTCGATCCGATCTCGAACCGACAGACCGTGAACGACGGCGCGATCCCCGGCACGATCAGCGACCCCGAGGCGCGCGACGTCAAGATGACCCAGCTGACCGCCGGACTTTATGCCGAGGCGAACATCTACTGGACCGACAAGCTGACGGTGACACCCGGGCTGCGGCTGGACCATGGTG includes these proteins:
- a CDS encoding acyl-CoA dehydrogenase family protein, producing MTGLPGTAELETHRVVNQPAPAGDVDPWQDDPMLHRALRGQGAALEDLARYGAGLGAAGMRDAARDAERHPPELRLYDSGGRRLDEVHFHPAYHRFMRLSVGAGYHAVAWEGGPAAHARHAAMVYLASQVEPGHCCPLTMTHAAQPVIAASGLPADWRRGMMSRDYDPAVRPVGSKAGITLGMAMTEKQGGSDLRATQTQAQRDGAAWRLTGHKWFCSAPMSDGFLTLAQAPGGLTCFLVPRWLEHERNGIRLQRLKDKLGNRANASAEIEYRDALAWRLGEAGDGIRTILEMVHHTRLDTAMAPVGLMRAALREAHRWISQRSAFQRRLIDQPLMRAVLGDLVLDWAGCLALGLGVAAASEGTGDHDRALARIGVALAKYLANKLCPLVVAEAMEMLGGMGYVEDTPLPMLYREAPLNGIWEGSGNVICLDALRSLSREPLAAEALATRLDAAIGSEPAYDAALAAHRARWPGLPPEAEARWFVEEAALLLAAANLLDSHEPAVATSFVETRLTGRRGRLIGALPVLAAEQVVGGAFGEWVT
- a CDS encoding FepA family TonB-dependent siderophore receptor; this translates as MATPFPRPATGTAICLLMSLPVLAGTALAQDAPNPDETIVLETVVLSAEEQGKQALGTSTVTADDIQDAPPVNDISEIVRKMPGVNLTGSSATGQRGNQRQIDLRGMGPENTLILIDGKPVLSRNAVRMGRSGERDSRGDSNWVPAELIERIEVIRGPAAARYGSGAAGGVVNIITKRPTEPTLSFGTYVNSPESSLEGGNYRTNFLFARPLGENLIFRLTGNYAKSEPDDPTINAQVDDSTCEYTNSSGATETVACPAAGVEGVVNKDVTALLSWQLDPSNVIDFEAGFSRQGNLFAGDRQNSSVNEVLTSLYGKETNSMLRKTFSVTHRGDYDFGAAHSYLQYERTDNTRNLEGTAGGPEGSIVDTERGTIELENITAKSELILPMQLSGRETSLTLGAELRHEQLVDPISNRQTVNDGAIPGTISDPEARDVKMTQLTAGLYAEANIYWTDKLTVTPGLRLDHGDTFGFNASPSLNVSYKFDDAWTMKVGVARAFKAPNLYQLNPNYVYYTRGNGCPAAYPSLGSGCYVVGNPDLDPETSLNAEIGIAYDAGQGLSGTLTAFHNDYRDKIQASLEPLGSFDTGSGNRAQYFQWINIPKAVVAGVEGNLSKEITPTLTFNTNFTYMAKSENKETGDPLSLVPKYTVNAALDWQATEKLTVTPSLTHYGKIESPTYSPTTLDPVENPKARDPYTIVNLGFNYQLTDNARMGAGVTNIFDERVLREGSGVSAGANTYNEPGRAFYLSLNATF